The Nomascus leucogenys isolate Asia chromosome 16, Asia_NLE_v1, whole genome shotgun sequence genome includes a region encoding these proteins:
- the EFCAB1 gene encoding EF-hand calcium-binding domain-containing protein 1 isoform X2 produces the protein MNRKKLQKLTDTLTKNCKHLFRSFDKDNDGCVNVLEWIHGLSLFLRGSLEEKMKYCFEVFDLNGDGFISKEEMFHMLKNSLLKQPSEEDPDEGIKDLVEITLKKMDHDHDGKLSFADYELAVREETLLLEAFGPCLPDPKSQMEFEAQVFKDPNEFNDM, from the exons ATGAACCGCAAGAAGCTGCAGAAGCTGACGGACACCTTAACTAAAAATTGCAAGCATT TATTCCGAAGTTTTGATAAAGATAATGATGGCTGTGTAAATGTATTGGAGTGGATTCACGGATTATCACTGTTTCTTCGAGGatctttggaagaaaaaatgaaat attgcttTGAAGTGTTTGATTTGAATGGTGATGGATTCATTTCAAAGGAGGAAATGTTTCACATGTTGAAGAACAGCCTTCTCAAACAGCCATCTGAGGAAGACCCTGATGAAGGAATTAAAGATTTGGTTGAAATAACACTTAAGAAAATG GATCATGACCATGATGGGAAGCTGTCTTTTGCAGACTATGAACTGGCTGTGAGAGAAGAGACTCTTCTACTGGAGGCCTTTGGGCCATGTCTTCCTGATCCAAAG AGCCAGATGGAATTTGAAGCTCAAGTATTCAAAGATCCAAATGAATTCAATGATATGTGA
- the EFCAB1 gene encoding EF-hand calcium-binding domain-containing protein 1 isoform X1: MNRKKLQKLTDTLTKNCKHFNKFEVNCLIKLFYDLVGGVERQGLVNGLDRNAFRNILHVTFGMTDDMIMDRVFRSFDKDNDGCVNVLEWIHGLSLFLRGSLEEKMKYCFEVFDLNGDGFISKEEMFHMLKNSLLKQPSEEDPDEGIKDLVEITLKKMDHDHDGKLSFADYELAVREETLLLEAFGPCLPDPKSQMEFEAQVFKDPNEFNDM; this comes from the exons ATGAACCGCAAGAAGCTGCAGAAGCTGACGGACACCTTAACTAAAAATTGCAAGCATT ttaATAAATTTGAAGTGAACTGTCTTATAAAGCTTTTTTATGACTTGGTGGGAGGAGTAGAGAGGCAAGGTCTGGTTAATGGACTGGATCGTAATGCATTTCGAAACATCCTGCATGTGACATTTGGAAtgacagatgacatgattatggACAGAG TATTCCGAAGTTTTGATAAAGATAATGATGGCTGTGTAAATGTATTGGAGTGGATTCACGGATTATCACTGTTTCTTCGAGGatctttggaagaaaaaatgaaat attgcttTGAAGTGTTTGATTTGAATGGTGATGGATTCATTTCAAAGGAGGAAATGTTTCACATGTTGAAGAACAGCCTTCTCAAACAGCCATCTGAGGAAGACCCTGATGAAGGAATTAAAGATTTGGTTGAAATAACACTTAAGAAAATG GATCATGACCATGATGGGAAGCTGTCTTTTGCAGACTATGAACTGGCTGTGAGAGAAGAGACTCTTCTACTGGAGGCCTTTGGGCCATGTCTTCCTGATCCAAAG AGCCAGATGGAATTTGAAGCTCAAGTATTCAAAGATCCAAATGAATTCAATGATATGTGA